TCAATTATTTCTCAAATCCGAACTATTTCTGCTGGAGAAAGTGTGGGATATGGCAGACGATTTATGGCTCAAAAAACAACAAAAATCGCTACAATTCCTATAGGATACGCAGATGGAATTTCTAGAGGTTGGGGAAATGAAGTTGGTTTTGTATTAATAAATAATCAAAAAGCACCGATACTTGGCAGCGTTTGTATGGATATGCTGATGGCTGATGTTACTGGAATTGATTGTTCAGAAGGAAATTCTGTAATTATTTTTGGCGAAAGCCCAACAGTCAATGAAATGGCTTCCAAGTTGAATACAATCCCATATGAAATACTTACAAGTGTATCTCAACGAGTAAAACGGGTGTTTTATAGAGAGTAAAATTTTTCTTTCAAAAAAGGAGCGGGTATAAATAAAAATTATTTAAATTCGTATTGTTATTAACTTAAAAACAAACAAATTATGGGCTTTTTCAGTGATTTTAAAGCATCTTTGATGAAAGGTGACGTATTAAGTTTAGCAACTGCAGTTGTTATTGGTGGAGCTTTTGGTAAGGTTATAGGCTCAGCCGTAGATGATGTTATTATGCCAATTGTTGGTTTAATAACAGGAGGAGTTGATTTTACGCAAAAATTTATTACTCTTGACGGGAATAGTTATGACAATTTAGCTGCTGCAAAAACTGCTGGAGCTGCTGTTATTACTTATGGTAATTTGGTACAAGCTATTATTAATTTTGTGATTATTTCACTATTCATTTTTATTGTTTTGAGAGCTGCAGAAAAAGCTAAAAAGAAAGAAGAAGTTGCGCCTGCTGCACCAGCTGGACCTACTCAAGAAGAATTACTTACTCAAATTAGAGATTTGTTGAAAAAATAATACCGCTACATTTATATATTCTAACTTAACCGCTTCTTAATTGAGGCGGTTTTTCTTTGCCGTTTTTCTAATTTTACTATTCGATGTTATAAATATAACATTTTGTTATTTTTTGTGAACACACTTGTTTTAATTTGAATATTACTTACTTTTGTATTTCAAAAATTAAAGTCAATAATAAAAATATACGATGAGAATAGCAGTAGTAGGCGCTACCGGAATGGTTGGCGAAATAATGTTGAAAGTATTAGCAGAAAGAAATTTTCCTGTAACCGAATTAATTCCAGTAGCTTCTGAAAAATCAGTTGGTAAAGAAATTGAATTTAATGGAAAAAAATACAAAGTAGTTGGTATGCAAACTGCTGTAGATATGAAAGCAGATATTGCTTTGTTTTCTGCAGGTGGAGGAACATCATTAGAGTGGGCTCCAAAATTTGCTGCAGCTGGAACTACTGTTATTGATAATTCATCTGCTTGGAGAATGGATCCAACTAAAAAATTAGTTGTTCCTGAAATCAATGCTGGAGAATTAACTGCAGCAGATAAAATTATTGCAAATCCAAACTGTTCAACTATTCAAATGGTATTGGCTTTAGCACCATTGCATAAAAAATACAATATTAAAAGAGTTATTGTATCTACTTATCAATCTATTACAGGAACCGGAGTAAAAGCAGTTCAACAATTCGAAAACGAATGTGCTGGTATAGAAGGCGATATGGTTTATAAGTATAAAATCAACAGAAACTGTATTCCACAATGTGACAGTTTTGAAGATAATGGATATACCAAAGAAGAAATGAAATTGGTTAATGAAACCAAAAAAATATTAAGCGATAACACTATTGCTGTTACGGCTACTGCTGTACGTGTGCCTGTTGTTGGTGGACATAGTGAAGCTGTAAATATTGAATTTACAAATGATTTTGATGTAAATGAAGTAAGAAATATTTTGCATCATACAGATGGAATTGTAGTACAAGACAATTTAGATACGTTTACTTACCCAATGCCAAGATATGCCGAAGGTAAAAACGAAGTTTTTGTAGGTAGAATTCGTCGTGATGAAAGCCAACCAAATACATTAAATATGTGGATTGTTGCTGATAACTTAAGAAAAGGAGCGGCTACAAATACAATCCAAATTGCTGAATATCTTATTGCAGCTAAATTGGTGTAATACTTAATTTTTAGTTCAAATTTAAAACCATTTGTTTTGACAAATTATATTTGTTAGAACAAATGGTTTTTCTTTTTTAGGTTTTGCTACCTTTGTTAAACATGAAAAAGAAACAGCTCTTAATTAATTTTTTCTTTGCGATTGCAATATTATTTTCAATATTGTTTCCCTCTTTTCATGGCTATGAGCACCTTGAAAAACAGTTTGCTCAAAAGGTTTGTTACCATAAACACAATTCCAAAAAAGCAGAACTTACACATCAACACAAAGGTTTTGATCATTGTTTAGTTTGTGAATTTACTTTTAGTAACTACATTTCTCCTAGGGATTTCTCCTATCAATTAGAATCATTCCAAACAGAAATTGTTTGTTTTTTAAATGCTACAGAAACCGTTTATTCGTTTTCTGGCAGTTTGTATGCGCATCGTGGCCCGCCAATATTTGTTTAACGGATTCGATTTATTAAACAATTTTGCTCTGGATTTCTTTTAGTAAAGAAACTGGGATTAATGAACAATACAATAATTTATGAAAAAATATTTAATGGCGCTGGTACTAATTTTCACCACGCTAACTCAGGCGCAAAATACCCTTTCTGGAATTGTAAGCGATATGAAAAACCAACCTATAAAAGGGGTTTCTGTTTATTTGCCAGAATTACACAAAGGAATAGCTACTGATGAAAATGGAAAATATATTTTAGCTAATCTTCCTAATGGAGAAATCAAAATTAGCTTCGCTTTTTTGGGATTTAGTACCCAAAACAAAACAATTAATTCACTTGAAAAACAAACTACTTTAGATGTTATTCTAGAAGAAACCCCATTTGAAATGGATGAGGTAATTGTTTCTACGGCTTTTAATAAAATACAGTCACAAAATGTGATGAAAGTAGAGCATGAAAGTATTAAAAACTTGCAACGAAAAGGAATGGCAACCTTAATTGAAGGTTTGGCTACGATTCCAGGCGTTTCTCAAGTTTCTACAGGAACTTCAATTGGCAAACCAGTCATCAGAGGGTTGAGTGGTAATAGAGTTCTAGTATATTCGCAAGGTGTTCGGGTCGAAAATCAACAGTTTGGTGATGAGCACGGATTAGGATTGAATGATTCTGGTGTGGAAAGTGTGGAAGTCATTAAAGGTCCAGCTTCCTTGCTTTATGGATCGGATGCTTTGGGAGGCGTTTTGTATTTTAATCCAGAAAAATTTGCTGATGCAAATACATTCAAAGCAAATTTCAGTCAAAAATATTTCACTAATACTTTAGGCAGTAATTCCTCTTTTGGGGTGAAGAATTCGACTGAAAATTGGAAATTTATAGCACGAGGAACTTATAATATGCATTCTGATTACAAAATTCCAACAGCTAATCGTGTCACAAATACACGCTACAATGAAACTGATTTCAAAACAGGCATTAGTTATGGCAATGCTAAATTTTCAACCGTTTTGCGATACAACTTCAATAAGCTAGATTTAGGAATCCCCGAAACCGGAATTGCGGAACAAACTACAACTAAGAAAACGGATAATCCGAAACAAGGTGTTTTTAACCATTTGTTGAGTTTGAATACCGTTTTATTTTTTAAAAATTCAAAACTTGATCTGGATATGGGTTACATCGGTAATGACCGAAGTGAATTTGTTGATAGTAATGTAGCAAGTTTGCACATGAAACTTAACACATTCAATTATGATGCAAAATATTATTTACCAGCTTTTGGAAAACTAGAAACTATTTTGGGAATGCAAGGAATGCATCAAGTTAATACAAATTTCGGGAATGAATATTTAATTCCTGATGCGGTTACAAATGATTTTGGTTTTTTTGGCACTACTAATTACGAATGGAAATCGAATGCTATACAAGCGGGTTTGCGTTTTGATAATCGTAAAATTGCTGCTGATGCACACGGAATTTTTGGTGAAGAAAACGCTTTTGAAGCTATTGATAAATCGTATGATAGCTTTAATATGTCTTTAGGATATAAGACTAATTTGGCTACTGATTTTACTTTACGATTCAATCTTGCTTCTGGTTTTAGAGCACCAAATCTCGCCGAATTAACTTCAAATGGAGTTCATGAAGGAACAAACCGATATGAAATTGGAAATGCTAATCTGAAAACGGAGCAAAATATTCAAACAGATTTGAATCTTGAATATAAAACTGATCATTTAGAGTTTTTTGCTAATGCATTTTACAACCACATCAATAATTATATTTATTCTTCGCCAAGCGGAACGGTACTGGCAAATAATGATGTCTACAATTATATTCAAAATAATGCACGATTGTATGGTGGCGAAATTGGACTGCATTTTCATCCGCATCCCTTAGATTGGCTGCATTATGAAACAAGTTTTGAAACGGTAACTGGTGTAAAACAAAATGGAGATTTCCTTCCTTTGATTCCTGCTAACAATTGGAATAATACTATTCGAGCAGAATTTAAAATCAGTAAATTTCTAGAAGATGGTTTTGCTACGCTTAATGTTTCATCAACTTTTAACCAAAATAAAGTGAGTGGTTTCGAAACAGATTCTAAAGGATATACTTTGTTGAATATGGGTTTTGGAGGCAAAGTAAAATTAGGGAAAACAGCTTTTGAGGTTAATCTCAATGCCAATAATCTATTGGATAAAAAATATATTGCGCATCTTTCTAGGCTAAAAACAGATGGGATTCCTAACATAGGAAGAAACGTTGTTTTAGGATTAAATTTCAATATATAAAACCCAGTTGAAAAAGTATGACTGCCTGATTTACAAAATGCCAATCGAAAGATTGGCGTTTTTGTTTTAAAAAAGTACTGTTTTAACGGGAATAATTAGTCTAAAATCACAGAAATATTTTAACTAAAAAACAGTTGCAAAATTACATCGATTGAGTTAATAAGATTATGAAACTAGGTGTTTTATACCTCAAAAATGTAGCTAGAATAGGTTAAATTTGATGTGGAAATTAAAGCTTATCTATGGAAGTAATTAACAAACCCAATAAGTACGAATTAGGAGAAATGCTCTTAGAAATAGGTTCATTGCTTATGACTTCGGGAGCTAATACCGAACGAATCAAAGTTACTATCAGTAGAATTGCAGCTGCATTTGGATGTGATTCTGATTTATTAATTACAAATCATGCGCTGATGATTACCTTGACCTATCAAAACAAAAACAAAGTTTTTACAAGTGTCAAATGGGTGCCTAATATGCATTTAAATTTCAATTTGATTTCGGATATCAGTATTATGAGCTGGCAAATTGTATTAGAAAAATGGACTGTGGAGCGCATCAATCAAGAGTTGGCAATTTTAAACCGAAAACCGTTATATCCTCGCTATTTGGTTTTGTTTTTAGTGGCTTTGGCAGGCGCTTCTTTTTGTAGACTTTTTGGCGGAAATGCAATTGAAATGTTGGCTGCTTTTGTAGCTTCTTTTTGTGGCTTATGGGTGCGTCAAGAAGCCATGAAATTAAAATTTAATTTCTATTTGTCAATCTTTTTTGCTTCGGCAACAGCCTCTTTGGTTGCGGGTTTTTATTTTTATTTTAATCCTTCAGAAACCTATATTCATGCTTTTTCAACTTCGGTTTTGTTTTTAATTCCGGGAGTTCCTATGATTAATTCTTTTTCGGATTTAATTGATGGCAATACTCTAAATGGGGTAACTCGAGGAGTCAATGTTTTAATCATGGCATTTGCTATTGCGTTAGGATTAGTTACAGCCTTATTAATTTATAAATTTTAATTCATGGAAACGCTATTGTTTTTAGAAAAAGGAATTTGGTTGGGATTAGCAGCCATAGGATTTGCGGTTCTTTTTAATGTGCCTAAAAGAGCTCTGGGAACTATTTTTGTCATTGCTGCCTTCGGAGGATTGCTTAAATTTTTTATGATTGAACAAGGAATAGGAATTGTTTTAGCGGCTTTTTGTGGAGCATCGCTTATAGGATTAGTTAGTGTTTTGGCCGCGCACAACCGAAAAGCGCCACCTATGATTTTTGCTATTCCAGCAGTAATTCCTATGATTCCCGGTTTTTTTGCCTACAAAGCTATGGTGGGGATTATTGAAATGATTTCTGAAAAAGATTCAGAAGTTTATACTAAACTTTTTTTTGAAACCGTAAACAATGGCTTGTCGGCTTTGTTTGTGCTTATAGCGTTGTCAGGTGGTGTGGCTATTCCGTTATTAATTACCCGAAAACAAACCATCAAGCGTTTAGAACCAGAGCGTGATCTTGAAGCTGATATGGAGTAAGTCTAGTCCTCTAATAACATCGCTGCTAATCGCTCGTCTCTTTCATACACATCTTCATAGAAATTAATTTCTCCGTCGTGATTTACCCAAGCAGTAAAATACCCGATATAAACCGGAATTTTATTTTTGAGCGTGTACCAAGATTCTTCTCCTTTGTTCATGGCTGCTTCAATCTTTTCTGGAGTCCAGTTTTTGTCCTCTTTCAAAATCATATTGGCTAGCTCTTTTGGTTTTGCCACACGAATACATCCGTGACTGAAAGCTCTTTTTTCTTGTTCAAATAAATTTTTAGAAGGAGTATCGTGTAAATAAATAGAGTTTGAATTTGGGAATAAAAATTTCACTAAACCCAAAGAATTTTTTGGGCCAGGTCTTTGTCTAACCCTGCCTTCGTGCCATTCCATTTCATGTTCGGCTAAATAGTTTGGATTCTTAGCTATAGCGGGTAATATTTCTTTTTTTAGAATACTTTTAGGAACATTCCAGTACGGACTAAATACAATATATCTCATATCAGCACTAAAAATAGTCGTTTTATTCAGCGCTTTTCCCACAACTACTTTTGAAATTAATACAGGTTTGTTGTCTTTAAAATAGGTGAGTTGATAGGCAGGGACATTGATTATAATTAATTCTTTTGCTTTTGAAATGTCTGTTGAAATCCATCGGCAACGTTCCATATTAACAATTATGGTTTTTATACGCGCTGACAAAGGTACATTCATAGTGGCAATGTGTCTGGGCGTAATGGTATAGTCAGGAGAAAAAGCGTTTCTTTTTTTGTATTTTAGAACTCCTTTTTCTAATTCGGGATCATAGATATTCTTTTTTGAATCCGATAAAAGATCTCCAGTAATAAACAATCTGGTTCTTATTTGTGCAATGGTTGGAGAGCTGTCTCCTGGTTTGTATGATTTCAGTTTTGGATCTAATGCTATAGAATCCCATCCGCCTTTTTTTTCAATACTTCGGTATTTTTCTAATATTTCACGCAGGCGATAATATTGTCCCAAAACTTCTTTTTCGTCTTTATTGATTAAAGAAGGATTGATAATAATGGAGTCTAAATAATTGACATAGGATTGTTTTTTTCGAGGCAAATACCATCCTAATTCTTCACTTTTTTTTGGGTCCAAGCCTTTGAAAACTTTTTCAGCATAAAAAAAATATAAGGATGAAATTAGTAATTCTGATTCTACTTTTGGTTTCTGTTCCTCGGATGAATCCTGAAAAAGATCGTCAAGTTTATTTTTATACGGAATAGTTGTCTGTATGCCTTCTTGATCTAAATTAGAAATCTTATCATATAATAAATTACCAACTTCATTTATTCCTTTTTGATCAAACCAAATATAATGATACTGTTGTTTTTTATAAAGCGCAATTACATCTGGTTTGAAGCTTTTTAGTTTTGGATAGTTTTCAAAAAAAGTAGCAACAAGTGTACTGTCAAAAGTAATCTCTGCAATAGATTTAAAATCATTGGATGCATTCGATTCTCCAAAAGCTAAAGCGTCTTTTATAGTTTCCTTATTTTTACACGAAAGAGTGATAAATAAAAAACCACAGACTATAATTACGAAGGGGAATATTGATTTTCTCATAATTAGGGGCTTTCTATGAAGATTAATTATAAAAATACGAAATATCTCTTTACCAGTGTGTTGTTAGCAAAGAAATAGTGTTACACAAATATTCAAACGCTAGTTTATTTAGAATTTGAAAATAATAATTCCGCTAGGCGGTCATCTCTTTCATAAACATCATTGTAAAAATGGATCACGCCCGAGTCATTTACCCAAGCGGTAAAATAACAAATGTGTACGGGTATTTTATTTTTCAAAATACAAACGGTTTCTTTAGTGCCTTTCATAGCTTCGTTGATTCGTTCGAGTGGCCATTGCGGATTGTCTTTTAAGATTAAAAGCGCCAATTCTTTGGCTTTGTTAACATTTATACAACCGTGACTATAGGCTCGGTATTCTAAATCAAATAAGCTTTTTGATGGAGTATCGTGTAAATAGATGTCGTTTGAATTTGGAAAAACAAATTTAACTAGACCTAACGGATTTGTTGGTCCGGGTTTTTGTCTGATGCCGCCCTTATTCCATTCCATGTTGTGTGACTCTAGATAATTTTTGTCTTTGGCCATGGCAAATTTCAATTCGTTTTCAACAATACTTTGAGGAATGTTCCAATACGGGCTGAAGACAATCTGGCTCATGTTAGCACTAAAAATAACGGTTTCATTTCTGTTTTCTCCTACAAACACTTTGGCTTCTAATGCTGTTTTTTTGTCTTTTTTATAAAGAAGTTTAAAGGAAGGAATATTTATGATTATATATTCATTTGATTTTGTGAGTTCAGGATCAATCCATCGGCATCGTTCCATATTGACCATGATGGTTTTGATATAATGTTCAATAGGCAGATTCATCCTTTCGATATGGCTTGATGTTATCGTGTAATCAGGATTGTACCCATTTCTTTTTTTATAATTTAAAACACCAGCCATTAGTTCATTATCGTACAAATTACTTTTTGAATTTTGGACTAAATCCCCTGTAATAAATAAACGATCTCTGATTTGACCGATGGTTTTAGAACTGTCAAACGGCTTGAATTCTCTGAATAAACTATCTTTTTCGATAGGCTTCCAAACTTTGTTTTGTTCTATTTGGCGGTATTTTTTTAATACTTCTTTTAGTTTGTAATATTGTCCAAATACTTCTTTTTCGTTTTTTATTAATAGTTTGGGATCAATCAATAAAGAATCCAATACGCTTTCATAAGAGATTTTTTTTCGGGGTAAAAGCCATCCTATTTGGGTAGTTTTTTGAGCCTCGATTCCATTGTATACTTTTTGAACATAAAATAAATACATGGTGGACAACATGATTTCGGTTTCATTTTGAGATAAATCGTCAGAAGGGTTGTCATTGAATAAAAGGGCGATCTTGTTTTTATATTTAAAACTGGATTTTACACCTTCTTCTTCAAGAAAATTCATTTTAGAGTTCAACATACGTGCAAATTCAATCAGTCCTTTTTCGTCGAACCAAATACTATGGAATTTTCTTTTTTTGTATAAAGAATGAACCTCTGATTGGTATGATTTTAAGTCGGGATATTTCTTAAAAAATCGAAAAATTGCAATGCTGTCAATTTTGATTTGTGCTTTTTTGCTAGGCGTATAGTGGTGGCTTAAGCCAATAGAAACGGATTTAGTGGAAATGTTTTTTGTTCTATTGCAGTCAAAGGAGGCGAAAAAAAAGCCTGATAGTACAATTACTATTGACAAAACTAGGTTTCTCATAGCGGGCAAGTATGATTTACTATAAAGATATGGAAATATTTGTTTTTTTAAAAGCGGATGAATGATAAGTTCCAGCTTGAAAGTGTTTTAATTTTTCTTTTTTTCGTCAGGAGACTTTCATTCTTATATATTTCCTTAATTTTGCCACCCGAGATCATTTGGTCGAATTGTTTGAAGAAAAAATATTCTAAAAAAGTGGGAAGCAAAAATAAATTAAAAAGGTTCAAAGAAAACGAAACATTCAATAACGTTTTTCAGCCAACAAGAGAAGAAGTAGTAGGTGATTTATTTCCACTTAAGGGAAAATGGAATTCGGAATTTTTCAAAAATGACAATCCATTAGTATTGGAATTAGGATGTGGAAAAGGTGAATATTCTGTAGGTCTTGCGGAAAGATATCCAAACAAAAATTTTATTGGGATTGATATAAAAGGAGCTCGTTTTTGGCGTGGTGCTAAAACTGCTGTTGAGACGGGATTGCATAACGTAGCTTTTATTCGAACTCAAATTGAGTTGATCAATCATATTTTTGCTGAAAATGAAGTGGACGAAATTTGGATTACTTTTCCAGATCCACAAATTAAATACAAACGTACGAAGCACCGAATGACCAATTCGGAATTTCTGAAATTATACAAAAAAATCCTCAAAAAAGAAGGTGTTGTCAATCTGAAAACGGACAGCGAATTCATGCACGGATACACACTAGGATTGCTTCACGGCGAAGGACATGAGGTTTTATATGCAAATCATAATGTGTATGTAAATGAAGGAAGCCCTGAGGAAGTAACTGCTTTTCAGACCTTTTATGAAAAACAATATTTGGAAATTAACAAAGCAATTACGTATATTCGATTTAAAATTAAAGATTAGTTTTACTTTTTTTCTTAGTATAGGTCCCCATAGTATATGAATTTAGTCACTTCCTTGTTTTTGGGTTTTTTTACCGCTTTTATCGGAATTATTCCTCCAGGATTAATCAATATGACAGCGGCAAAAGTGAATCTAAAAGAAGGTAAAAAAAGTGCCGTTTGGTTCGTTTTAGGAGCCGTAACAGTAATTTTTTTTCAAGCTTATTTGGCTATTTTGTTTGCGCAATTTATTGATGCTCGCCCAGAGATTGTTGTTTTATTACGCGAAGTTGGGTTTGGGATATTTACTATTTTGTCTATTTATTTTTTGTGGATTGCTAAAGCGCCAAAAATTAAAAAAGGGAAAATTAAAAAAAAGAGCAAAACAACTCGATTTTTTCTTGGAATGTTGCTGTCTGTACTTAATTTTTTCCCAATTCCATATTATGTTTTAGTGAGCATCACTTTAGCATCGTATAAATTATTTTCCTTTGATACCAGTTCTATTCTTGTTTTTGTGAGCGGAGTAGTATTGGGTTCCTTCTTAGTTTTTTATTGTTATATAATTTTTTTCAAAAAGATAGAAAACAAAACGGATTACCTGATGACCAATATGAATAAGATTATTGGCAGTATAACGGGATTGATCTCCATAATTACCTTATTTAATATTATAAAATATTATTTGAAATAGTTTTTTCTTCATAAAATAAACAGATGTCAAACGATAATTTTTTCGAAAGAGTTTATGCTATAGCAAGACAAATTCCTTACGGAAAAGTAACTTCCTATGGCGCTATTGCAAAAGCTCTAGGAACTGCTCGTTCAGCAAGAATGGTAGGCTGGGCAATGAATGCTTCTCATAACTTAGACGATGTTCCGGCACACCGAGTGGTTAACAGAAAAGGATTATTAACAGGAAAACTTCATTTTGATGGAACTAATCTTATGCAACAATTACTCGAAAACGAAGGAATTGAAGTAGTTGATAATCAAATTATAGATTTTGAAAAACATTTTTGGCAACCAGAATTTCCTCAATAAATCTGTCAAAACAGCTAATAAGCCCTGTTGATTTCTTCGTCAATAAATCCGATATAAATCCTTTAAAATAAGAACATAATCCGTTATCTTTGTAATCTAAAGTTAGTTTAAATAAACATAGTCTTTTTGAGCTTAACTAAAAATAAAAAGCACATATAGAATAATGAAATTAGATAGAAAAGAAATTCTTAAAGCTCTAGAAACAATTACTATAGCGGGAGAAGGAAAAAACATGGTTGAAAGCGGAGCGATAACAAACGTAATTACTTTTGGCGATGAGGTTGTGGTTGATTTACTATTGCATACACCAGCTATGCATATTAAAAAACGTGCAGAAGACGATATTAAAAAAACCATTCTTGAATTAGTTTCGCCAGAGGCTAAAATCAAAGTGAATATTAAAGTGGAAGCACCTGAGAAACCAGAAATCAAAGGGAAAGCGATTCCAGGAATAAAAAATATTATTGCAGTTGCTTCCGGAAAAGGAGGCGTAGGAAAATCTACGGTAACTGCAAATTTAGCAGTATCATTAGCTAAAATGGGATTTTCTGTTGGAGTTTTGGATGCTGATATCTACGGTCCATCTATGCCAATCATGTTTGATGTTGAAAGCGAAAAACCAATTTCAATAATGGTAGACGGAAAATCAAAAATGAAACCTATTGAAAGTTACGAAGTGAAAATTTTATCAATAGGATTTTTTACTTCACCAAGTCAAGCAGTTATTTGGCGTGGACCAATGGCTTCAAAAGCGTTAAACCAAATGATTTTTGATGCTGATTGGGGAGAACTAGACTTTATGTTAATCGATTTACCTCCAGGAACAGGTGATATTCACCTTTCTATCATGCAATCATTACCGGTAACGGGCGCTGTTGTAGTTAGTACGCCACAAGCAGTAGCTTTGGCGGATGCTAAAAAAGGAGTTGCAATGTTTATGTCAGAAGCTATAAATGTTCCTGTTTTAGGGATTATTGAAAACATGGCGTATTTCACACCAGAAGAGTTGCCTGAAAACAAATATTATATCTTTGGAAAAGAAGGTGCTAGAAATTTATCAGAGGATTTAGAGGTTCCTTTCCTTGGCGAAGTGCCAATAGTGCAATCTATTCGTGAAGCAGGGGATTATGGCCGTCCTGCAGCAATGCAAACAGGTTCAGTTATAGAAACTGTTTTTGAAGAAATTACACGAAATGTAGTTCAGGAAACAGTTAATAGAAACGAAAGTTTGCCTGCTACCGAAGCTATCAAAATTACAACCATGGCAGGTTGTTCAGCAGTAAAAAAATAAGAAATTAGAAAAGCCAAAAAGACAATTTTCTTTTGGCTCACTAATCTTTCAATCTTTAAATAAAGAAAATGACAACAGAAGAATTAACAAGCAATGTGTTAAGAGCACTCGATGAAATCAGACCATTTCTGAATTCAGATGGAGGCGATATCACACTCATTTCCATTGAGGATGATAAACACGTCAAAGTACGTCTTGAAGGCGCTTGCACCAGTTGCAGTGTAAATCAAATGACACTTAGAGCTGGAGTGGAAACTACTATCAAGAAATTTGCACCACAAATAGAAACTGTTGTAAATACCCTATAACGTATTTCGGTAGGGCGTGACCATTTTAATAAAAAAAGGCTTCTCAACATACTGGAGTGTCGCCTTTTTTCTTAAAATGGTCGGGCTGTCCACGCTACTTCGGTAGCCAGCTTCCATCCCTCACGCAAACACATAATAAATAACTAAAAGTCGAAGCCAATAGCAACACACTAAAAGCTCAAAACCAAAATTATGGATGTATTAATAAAAATTAAAGACAGAGAAGGAGTTGTTCACGAATTACAAGCTCCTACTGATATGGCAATGAATATCATGGAACTATGTAAAGCTTATGAGCTTCCTGTAGAAGGAACTTGTGGCGGAATGGCTATGTGTGCTTCTTGTCAATGTTACGTATTAAATGATGTGCCTTTGCCAGAAATGGGAGATGATGAAGAAGCAATGTTATCTGAAGCATTTTATGTAAAATCAAATAGCCGTTTAGGTTGCCAAATCCCAATCACCGAAGATCTAGAAGGATTAGAATTGGAGTTGGCTCCAGAAAATTAATAAAAAACGCGAGAAGTAGTTCTCGCGTTTTTTGTTTGTAATTGTTCCATTTTACTTTAGGCCAATTCCGCTTTCATAAGGATGCTTTCTTCAATAGCATCCCAAAGCCCAATACGTTTTTCTAATGCCAGAATTGAAACTTCT
Above is a window of Flavobacterium sp. 123 DNA encoding:
- a CDS encoding NifU family protein — protein: MTTEELTSNVLRALDEIRPFLNSDGGDITLISIEDDKHVKVRLEGACTSCSVNQMTLRAGVETTIKKFAPQIETVVNTL
- a CDS encoding 2Fe-2S iron-sulfur cluster-binding protein codes for the protein MDVLIKIKDREGVVHELQAPTDMAMNIMELCKAYELPVEGTCGGMAMCASCQCYVLNDVPLPEMGDDEEAMLSEAFYVKSNSRLGCQIPITEDLEGLELELAPEN